A genomic stretch from Oryzias latipes chromosome 24, ASM223467v1 includes:
- the slc25a47 gene encoding solute carrier family 25 member 47, whose translation MHIADFLSGSVAGACGVAVGYPLDTVKVRIQTQKQFTGFYHCIVETLSKEGVHGFFKGMLLPMTTVSMTSSVVFGTYRNCLQCLRQARGGNRGTNTKREVFLSGLAGGVAQVSVMSPGDIVKVRLQCQTESRQRGLQKPGPKYLGPVHCLLHIIREDGLRGLYRGALPLTLRDGPSYATYFLTYTTLYDWLSGSSKKKPHWTGVMLAGGIAGMAGWTVATPMDVVKARLQIDGMHGTQRYKGFVHCITETLRTEGAGVFFRSLGINCLRAFPVNMVVFFTYEVLTGFLTSPSENVGSPPLGLE comes from the exons ATGCACATTGCGGATTTCTTGTCTGGGTCGGTAGCAG GAGCATGTGGCGTTGCCGTGGGCTACCCTCTGGACACTGTAAAG GTCCGGATCCAAACCCAGAAGCAGTTCACGGGATTCTATCACTGTATAGTGGAGACACTGTCAAAGGAAGGG GTCCATGGCTTCTTCAAGGGGATGCTTCTCCCCATGACTACAGTCTCCATGACCTCCTCGGTGGTCTTCGGCACATACAGGAACTGCCTGCAGTGCCTGAGACAGGCCCGCGGGGGCAACAggggcacaaacacaaaaagggaGGTCTTCCTGTCTGGACTGGCAGGGGGCGTGGCTCAG GTGTCAGTCATGTCACCTGGGGACATCGTCAAAGTGCGCCTGCAGTGTCAAACAGAGTCCAGGCAGCGAGGACTCCAAAAGCCTGGTCCAAAGTACCTGGGTCCAGTGCACTGTCTTCTGCACATCATCAGAGAGGACGGCCTCAGGGGGCTCTACAGAGGAGCCCTGCCACTCACGCTGAGAGACGGTCCTTCCTACGCCACCTACTTTTTGACTTACACCACCCTCTACGACTGGCTGTCAGGCAGCAGCAAGAAAAAACCAC ACTGGACAGGTGTGATGCTGGCCGGTGGGATAGCAGGAATGGCGGGTTGGACTGTGGCAACGCCGATGGATGTGGTCAAAGCTCGCCTGCAGATTGACGGCATGCATGGGACGCAGCGCTACAAAGGCTTTGTCCACTGCATCACCGAGACCCTGAGAACCGAGGGAGCTGGAGTCTTCTTCAGAAGCTTAGGCATCAACTGTCTGCGCGCCTTTCCTGTCAACATGGTGGTGTTCTTCACCTACGAGGTTCTGACCGGGTTCCTCACGTCTCCTTCTGAAAACGTGGGCTCGCCTCCTTTGGGGTTAGAATAA